The window GGCGATGTAGAACGCCACGTCCACGTCGAAGCCGGTGATGCCGCCGCTGCCGTCCTCCAGCCCCAGGTTGGGCTGGTCGGTCTTGACGCCGACGGTCAGCGTGTCGGCGTCCAGGAGCGACTCCTCCTCGCCCAGCACCGCTGAGCAGGCGGGCAGCCCGATCACCGCCGCGGCGGCCAGGGCGGCCGCGGCGGCGCGCCCGTGTCGAAACCTCATCGGCCTGTTCCTCGTCTCTCGGGGGGTGCGGATCCGGGTGGGGGTGGACTCGGGGCGGGAGGCCGGACTCAGCGGTACTCGGCCAGACGGGGGCGGACCCCGAGGACGAGCAGGACCAGCAGCAGGGCCGTCGCGGCGGGCAGCAGCCACGTCCAGGGGGTGAGCGCCGCGTCAGCGCGTCCGATGCCCGCGTCGAACGCCTCCTCGTGCAGGTCGGTCAGCTCCGCCAGCGCGGCCTCGTAGGTCTGGAAGGCGCCGTCCTCGGAGTGCGCGACGCCCATGCGGACCCCGACGGCCCCCGCCAGGTCCCCCTCCTCGGCGGCCGAACGCAGCGCCCGGTCCTCCGCCTGGAGGGCGTTGTAGGACTCCAGCACCTCGGCGAGCGCGCCCTCCTGCCCCGGCAGCAGCGTGTCCTGGGCCCGCTGGCCCAGGTAGCCGAGCGTGCCCGGGTCCTCGGGGTCGGAGCCGTCCGATCCCGGCAGCTCCGGGTAGGCGGCGACCACGCCCTCGATCTGACCGTAGTACGCGTCCAGGTTGCTGGCCGGGCGGTACAGCACCTGCTGCGCCCGCTCCAGGTACACCAGTTCGTAGTTGTCGGCCATGTCCCGGTCGAGCAGGTAGCGGCTCTGGTCCGCCTGCATGTCGGTGGAGATGGCCCCGGCCCGGGACAGCGCCATGGCCGCGTCCAGCCCCTCCTCCTTGGCGTCGCGTTGGTGCCCGCCGCTGACGGTCAGGACGAGGACCACCCCGCCGGTGAGCAGGACTGCGACCGCCGTGGCGGCCAGCAGCGGCGCGCTGAACCGGCGCCGGAACCGCACGCGCAGGTACAGCTGGAGGCCGAGCAGCGCGGCGACGGTGACCGTGCCGACCGCGCCCACCCAGAGCATGCCGAGCGCGACGGAGGACTGCCCCTCCTCGTGGTTGGCGCGCACGTTCGCCGACGCGTCCAGCCCCAGGTTGAACGCCTTGGGCAGCAGTTCGGCGTGCATCAGCCGCGTGGCCTCGCCGTAGGCCTCCAGGGCCGCCCCGTCCACCCGGCCGGGCGGGGCCTGTGCCTCGTCGTTGAGCAGCCGCGCCTCTCTGGCGAGCTGCTCGTAGGCGCCCATCCCGTTCAGGACCGCCTCGACGTTGCGCTCCTCCACGCTGTCGCCCTCGGTCAGCGATGCCGCTTCGAGCAGGGCCTCGTTGGCCCGTGCCCGGCTCGCCTCGTACCCTTCCAGGGCGTCCTCGCGGCCCGGGCCCAGGCCGTGGTCGGTGCCCATGAGCAGCACGTCGGCCACGCGGGCGTCCATGTCCGCGAGCGCCAGGTACAGGTCGGTGGTGGCCAGTGCCTGGGGACCGGCGTCGTCCCCGAGCACGCGCAGGCCGTCGCGGGCCTGGCCGAGGGTGGCGGTCGCCGAGCCGAGCAGTCCGAGGACGGCCAGCACGCACACCGAGGACAGCAGCCACACCCGAGCCGGGGTGGTGCCGGCCCAGCGGCGGAGCCCGGAGACCCGTTCACGGGCGCCGTGCCCGCTCCGCCCGCGTCGGGGCGGGCGGGCGCCCTCGCGGTCGGGCGCCGGGGCCCGCGGGGGCTGGCCGCCCGGCACCGCCGGGAGCGCGCCGTGCGGGGCCTCCGGCGGCCTGGTCCCGGTCCCGTGCGGGGCCCGGTCGGGGGTGGGGGGCGTCAACGGGGTTCACCCCTTCTGGAGGATGATGACGGTCCATGCGCCGACGTAGATCCGGTCGCTGTCATTCAGGGGAACCTCCACGTTGGGGGCGATGGGGTTGGCGGTCCCGTTGACCGTGGTGCCGTTGGTCGAGCCCGGGTCGAGGATGGCCCAGGTGCCGCCGGGTTTGGCGACGAGGATCGCGTGGACGTGGGAGATGGCCGGGTCGCCGCCGGGACCGCCCAGGTCGATCTCGGGTGTGAAGCCGCGCGTGGCGCTGCGCCGTCCGATGTGCACCCTGTCCCCGGTGAGCGGCACCCGGCGCTGCGCGCTGCCCTTGGGGAAGGAGATCTGGTCGGGGTCGAGCATGCCCTGGTGGACCATGTACTGGTAGTAGGCGGGGTCGGCGACGACGACCGCGCGCCAGCGCGCTCCCGCCCGCCCTTCGTCGGCGCGGGCGCGCCGGTGGTCCTCGGAGCGCGAGGCGAAGTCGTATCCGCACTCCTCGCAGAACCGGCCCGCGCGGTAGGTGCCGCACTCGGGGCAGGGGCCTCCCCTGGGAGGGGTCACCGGGCGCGGCGGCGCGGGGGGCCGCGACGGGGCCACGGGGGGTGTGGGCGGTGTCGGATGGCGCTGCGACGGGGGCCGCGACGCGGGGGAGTAGGCCTGGAGGCGCAGCCCGCAGACGTCGCAGAAGTCGGTCGCCGTGGAGCGGTGCCCGGAAGGGCAACTCGGCATGGGTCCCTCCTACCCGGGTGTGGGGGCACCGCCGGCGTCCGGCCCGCTCTGCCGCGGCCGGGTCCGTACGGTCCGGGTCGAGTTGGTGTCCAGGGTCATCTCGTCGACCTTGCTGACACCGGGCTTGAGCCGGACGGTTCCGGTGACGGGGTCGACCACGTCGACGACCCTGCCGAGGAGCCTCGCGGTCTCCTCGTTGCCCGACTCGTGGGCGAGTGCGACGGCGCGGCCGAGCCGCGTGGTGGCGGTGTCGTCGTCGCCGTCGCGACGGGCCGCGAGCCCGTCCTGGATGGCCCTGGCCAGTTCGACCTGGCCGGTGTAGTGGGCCACGCGGGGGTTGATCTCGGTGGCGCGGGCCTCGTCGGCGGTCCACTCCGCGAGGATGTTGCCCGAGGCCAGGACCTGGTCCTCGGCTCCGGCGGTCCCGGGGAGCACCACGCGCACCCATCCGGCGCGCAGCTGGCGGCCGGGGACGCCGGGCGGCACCTGGACGCACACGTGGTAGTCGCGGCTCTCGGTGCCCCAGGACCCCGTGGGGTAGTCGCCCGACTGGGGCACGCGCTCCACGCCGCGGCCGGTGAGGTCGCTGACGGTGGGGGCGACCTGCTTGACGTGGCGGACGACGGCGTTCTGGGGCGTCCACAGCCGCAGCACCACGTCGGCGACGGTCTTGCCCATGGAGGCCTGCGCCATCGCCCGGAAGTCGGCCACCATGTCGGCGGGGTCGGCGATGATGCCTGGGCCTCCGCCGAGCAGGGCGGAGTCGATCCGGCGCAGCTCCTCGACCCTCCAGTCGGTGCCCACGCCCCGGCAGTCGCAGACGAAGGAGCCCGCGACGCGGTCGAGCGCCTGCCCGAAGACCGCGGCGGGCTCGTTGTTCTGGCCGTCGGTGAGCAGGATGGCGTGCTTGATGCCGCCCTCCACGGTCGCGAACAGCTCGGCGGCCCGGACGAGCCAGGAACCCATGCGGGTGCCGCCGTCGGCGCGCAGTCCGCCGATCGCCTCCGCGGCCTCGGCGCGGGTGACGGCGTCGGCCCGCACCATCCGCCCGCCTCCCTCGGGGAAGAGCACGGAGGCGTCGCTGTGCCCGGCGACCACCGCGAAGTGGACGCCCTCGCGCAGGACGCCCACGGCGGCGCGGGCGGCCTGCTTGGCCGCGTCGATCTTGGCGCCGTGCATCGAGCCGGAGGTGTCCACGATGATCACCTCGGCGGCGCGCACCGAGTCCCCCACCACCACGGAGCCGGTGGAGGTGACGCTGACGATCGCGTGCACCTCGCGTCCGCCCACCGGCAGGAGGACGTTCTGGTCGACCTCGATCCGGAAGCCCGGTTCGGCCGCGCGCTCAGTCGTGTCGGGCACGGGGACCCCCAGCGGGCACGGGAACGATCACGACGGTGATGTTGTCCTTGCCGCCCGCCTCCAGGGCGAGGTCGACGTAGGCGCGCGCGGCCTCGTGGGGTCTGGCCCCCGCCCCCGGGACGGCGTCGGTGAGCGCCTGCGCCTCGGGGAAGTAGTTCCACAGGCCGTCGCTGCACAGCACGACCGCGCCGGGGCCGGTCGGGGTCACGGTGGAGATGTGGGCGTCGATCTCGCCGGAGTCGGCGCCCATCCACGCGACGAGGGCGTGGGCGTTGGAGGAGCGCATCGCCTCCTCGCGGGAGAGCGCCCCCATCTGCACCATCGCCTCGCTCCAGGAGTCGTCCCTGGTCAGCAGGGCCGAAGCGCTGGAAGTGGGGCCTCCGGAGAGCCAGTAGGCGCGGCTGTCGCCGACCCAGCCGACGGTGACGGTGCCCGCGGCGGGGTCGTAGACCGCCGACACGAAGGTGCACGCGGGCGCGGAGCGGGGCGAGTCGGCGATCCCGGCGACCGCCTCGGCGGCCCGGATCATCGCCGCGCCGGTGGCCTCGCGGGGGTCGGCGCCCTGGCTGACGCGCTCGGCGAGGACGGCCACTCCGGTCTCGGCGGTGACGCGGGAGGCCTCGTCCGAGCGCGGCGAGCTGGACACCCCGTCGCAGACCACGGCGCAGACCACGCCGGGTGCGCGGGGGTGGTCGGCGTCGATCACACGGATCGCCATGGCGTCCTCGTTGCGCCTGTGCCGCAGCCCGCGGTCGCTGACGCCGACGGCGGCGCGCGTGCGCACCTCGACGTGGTCGCGCCCGGTGGGCTGGAGGAGGCCGCACCGCTCGCAGTAGCCGTCGCTGACCGCTCCGGGGCACCACGCGCACAGGCCGGGGTTGGCGGGCCGCACCGGGTTGCTCCCGGTGGCGGGCGGCGGCCAGTCGGGGACGGCCTCCGGCTGGGCGGCCGGGGGCGCGGAGGACGCGAACGAGGGCAGGCTGTCCCGGCGTATCGGCTGGGTGACCATGGAGTCGGCCGCGTGCGGGGCGGAGTCGGGCAGCGCCTGCGGCGCGGGCGCGTCCCGCCCGCCCGTGTCGAGGGACCGCAGGCTCACCTGCGGAGCCGTGGGTGCGCCGTCGTCGGGCACCAGGCCGGGACGCGCGTCGGCGCCGGGCGACACGGCACCGGACGGACCCGGGGCTCCCCCGTTCCGCGCGCCGCCGTCGGCCCCGTCCCGGGACCACCCGCCGGGCGGTACCGCACCGGCCAGGCTCGCCTGCGGGGCGGTGGGCATGCTGTCGGGGTGCCCCGCGTTCTCCGCGCCCTCGGGGAGGGGGCGTCCGCACCCCTCGCAGAAGGCGTCCTCCGTGGACACCCTGTCCGAGCAGGCGGGGCAGGTCCGCACCTTGGTCATCGCCGTTCCCTCGTTCCTCACAGCAGCGTCACGGGGCGTAGGGAGTTGGCCCTGTCGACGAGCTCATAGCGTTCCGACGGCGCGACGGCGCGCTGGGCAAGCGCGCGGTAGCGGCGCTCCAGGTTGGCCCGCACACCGTTCTCGGTGAACGGGGCGCCGAGGAGCTCCTCCCCCGCCGACGCCCCCGCACCCGCGCCGAACCAGCCCAGGGCCGACTCCAGGACCCGTACCGCCAGGCGGTCGGCGGACTCGCCGTCCAGGCCGATCCGCTCCAGGCGCCGTCCGGCCTGCACGAAGTCGGCGGCCCCGGTGCCCTGGTGGTGCGCCGCGAGCACGGCGATCAGCGCGGTCTGGGCGTGGACGTGCAGCCGCGACAGCTCCGGGACCGTGTCCAGGACGGCGGTGGCAGCGGCACGGTCCCCCTGGACCAGGCGGATGCGGGCCAGGCCGAACGCGGCGCTGACGAAGGAGCGGTCGGTGTTCCAGACCGCCCGGAACAGGCGGGCGGCGGTCTCGTGCTCGCCGGTCCGTTCGCAGGCCAGGGCCAGTGCGAGCTTGGGCGCGAGTTCCCCGGGCAGGTGGTCGTACAGCTCGTCGAAGTGGTCGCGGGCGTCGCGGAACCGGCCGGTGCTCAGCTCGGCGACGGCCAGGTACCACATGGTGCGCCAGTCGCCCGGGACCACTTCGCTGAACCGCTGGAGGACGTCCATGGCCTCGCCCTGGCGTCCGACGGTGACGAGCGCGCGGACCAGCATCAGCAGGGTCTCGGGGGTGGGCGAGGGCATGGCGCGCAGCGCGGGGACGAGTTCCTCGGGCGGCAGGGTCTGGAAACCGCGCAGGTGCTGGGCGGCCGGGTCGGACTGGTCGATGAGGGGCGCGGGCAGCAGCGCCGCCGCGTCGGTGGGCGGGGGCGCGAGGAGCATGCGGTCGGCGTTGTGGGCGCCGGGGTCGGGTCGGGCGGCGGGGTTCTCCGCGCCGAACAGGGTCGAGGGGGCCGGGTGCGGCGTTCCCTCCAGGTCGGAGAGCACCTCGCGCAGGACGCCGGTGAGCTGGTCGGCCATGTCCTCGGCGTCGTGGAAGCGCAGTTCGGGTTCGCTGTGCGTGGCGCGGCGCAGCAGCCGGTCGAAGGACGGGTGGCGCTGGAGCAGCGGCACGGTCTCCCTCGGCGGGATGCTGTGCGGGTGGTCGCGCATGAAGCTGAAGCGGAAGCTGAGCACGGCCAGGGCGCGGCCGACCGAGTACAGGTCGGCGCTGACCGTGGGGCCGGGGCCGCGCAGCTCCTCCTCGGGCACCCGGTACCCGGGCGTGGTGTAGACGGGGCTGACGGTGTCGTCCATGCGCCGCACGCCGCCCAGGTCGATCAGCTTGATCTGCTCCTCGCTCTGGATGACGTTGTCGGGTTTGAAGTCGCAGTAGAGCAGGCCCCTGGAGTGCAGGTAGCCCAGCGCCCGCAGGACCTCCAGGCCGTAGGCGATGACCTGGTCCGGGGGCAGGACGGCGTCGGGGTCGTCCTCCCGGCGCTCGATGAGCAGCTCGCGCAGGGACTTGCCGCCCACGTACTCCATGACGATGTGGCCGCCGGGGATGCCGGTGCGCGGGTCGGGGTGCTGGGAGAAGTTGATGATCTTGACGATGTTGGGGTGCTCGACCTCGGAGAGGAACGCGCGCTCGGCGGCGGCCGCCTTGTGCGCCTCGGCGTCACCGGCGTTGAGCAGGCCCTTGAGGACCACCCAGCGGTCGTTGACGTTGCGGTCCCGGGCCAGGTAGATCCAGCCGAGGCCGCCGTGGGCCAGACAGCCGAGCACCTCGTACTGGCCGCCGACCAGGTCCCCGGGGGAGAGCTTGGGCGTGAAGGAGAACTGGGTCCCGCACTTGCGGCAGAAGCCCTCGGTGCGCCCGGGCTGGTCGCCCTGGGTGCGGCCGACCCGCTCCCCGCAGTTGCCGCAGAAGCGGTTCTTCTCCGCGACGACGGGGTTGTCCATGACGGCTTCGGAGGGGTCCCGGTAGGGGACGAGGGGCACCTGGACCATGCCCATGCCGAGCATGCCGCGGGAGGATCGGCGGCTGCCGCGTCC is drawn from Nocardiopsis dassonvillei subsp. dassonvillei DSM 43111 and contains these coding sequences:
- a CDS encoding FHA domain-containing protein, producing the protein MPSCPSGHRSTATDFCDVCGLRLQAYSPASRPPSQRHPTPPTPPVAPSRPPAPPRPVTPPRGGPCPECGTYRAGRFCEECGYDFASRSEDHRRARADEGRAGARWRAVVVADPAYYQYMVHQGMLDPDQISFPKGSAQRRVPLTGDRVHIGRRSATRGFTPEIDLGGPGGDPAISHVHAILVAKPGGTWAILDPGSTNGTTVNGTANPIAPNVEVPLNDSDRIYVGAWTVIILQKG
- a CDS encoding vWA domain-containing protein: MPDTTERAAEPGFRIEVDQNVLLPVGGREVHAIVSVTSTGSVVVGDSVRAAEVIIVDTSGSMHGAKIDAAKQAARAAVGVLREGVHFAVVAGHSDASVLFPEGGGRMVRADAVTRAEAAEAIGGLRADGGTRMGSWLVRAAELFATVEGGIKHAILLTDGQNNEPAAVFGQALDRVAGSFVCDCRGVGTDWRVEELRRIDSALLGGGPGIIADPADMVADFRAMAQASMGKTVADVVLRLWTPQNAVVRHVKQVAPTVSDLTGRGVERVPQSGDYPTGSWGTESRDYHVCVQVPPGVPGRQLRAGWVRVVLPGTAGAEDQVLASGNILAEWTADEARATEINPRVAHYTGQVELARAIQDGLAARRDGDDDTATTRLGRAVALAHESGNEETARLLGRVVDVVDPVTGTVRLKPGVSKVDEMTLDTNSTRTVRTRPRQSGPDAGGAPTPG
- a CDS encoding PP2C family protein-serine/threonine phosphatase, which codes for MTKVRTCPACSDRVSTEDAFCEGCGRPLPEGAENAGHPDSMPTAPQASLAGAVPPGGWSRDGADGGARNGGAPGPSGAVSPGADARPGLVPDDGAPTAPQVSLRSLDTGGRDAPAPQALPDSAPHAADSMVTQPIRRDSLPSFASSAPPAAQPEAVPDWPPPATGSNPVRPANPGLCAWCPGAVSDGYCERCGLLQPTGRDHVEVRTRAAVGVSDRGLRHRRNEDAMAIRVIDADHPRAPGVVCAVVCDGVSSSPRSDEASRVTAETGVAVLAERVSQGADPREATGAAMIRAAEAVAGIADSPRSAPACTFVSAVYDPAAGTVTVGWVGDSRAYWLSGGPTSSASALLTRDDSWSEAMVQMGALSREEAMRSSNAHALVAWMGADSGEIDAHISTVTPTGPGAVVLCSDGLWNYFPEAQALTDAVPGAGARPHEAARAYVDLALEAGGKDNITVVIVPVPAGGPRARHD
- a CDS encoding serine/threonine-protein kinase, producing MTKCTVPGCPGRVEDGFCGVCGMAPADVRPPDGPAPRQRPVPPTSGPQPSLGANSSANPLSGDPVHSHPLSGNVRLSGRSGPGSVSATSGASVSGAGRGSRRSSRGMLGMGMVQVPLVPYRDPSEAVMDNPVVAEKNRFCGNCGERVGRTQGDQPGRTEGFCRKCGTQFSFTPKLSPGDLVGGQYEVLGCLAHGGLGWIYLARDRNVNDRWVVLKGLLNAGDAEAHKAAAAERAFLSEVEHPNIVKIINFSQHPDPRTGIPGGHIVMEYVGGKSLRELLIERREDDPDAVLPPDQVIAYGLEVLRALGYLHSRGLLYCDFKPDNVIQSEEQIKLIDLGGVRRMDDTVSPVYTTPGYRVPEEELRGPGPTVSADLYSVGRALAVLSFRFSFMRDHPHSIPPRETVPLLQRHPSFDRLLRRATHSEPELRFHDAEDMADQLTGVLREVLSDLEGTPHPAPSTLFGAENPAARPDPGAHNADRMLLAPPPTDAAALLPAPLIDQSDPAAQHLRGFQTLPPEELVPALRAMPSPTPETLLMLVRALVTVGRQGEAMDVLQRFSEVVPGDWRTMWYLAVAELSTGRFRDARDHFDELYDHLPGELAPKLALALACERTGEHETAARLFRAVWNTDRSFVSAAFGLARIRLVQGDRAAATAVLDTVPELSRLHVHAQTALIAVLAAHHQGTGAADFVQAGRRLERIGLDGESADRLAVRVLESALGWFGAGAGASAGEELLGAPFTENGVRANLERRYRALAQRAVAPSERYELVDRANSLRPVTLL